The following are encoded together in the Hyalangium minutum genome:
- a CDS encoding DUF2911 domain-containing protein — protein MKNSVFGYVCAALVVLAAGPAAAQLKLPAPSPGAKVSQEVGLTDISIEYSSPAVKGRKIWGDLVPWEKPWRTGANASTKITFSRDVTFGGKPVPAGTYAIVTLPAQKGWTVVLSKELGLWQGKTYDAKDDVVRVPATTAAIPLRERLTFLFSNTTDNGTTLDLEWEKLRVSVPIQVDTAAQAQANIKAAVDGAWRAPNAAARYELETTKNLDAALKYADLSIAIQPTWYNQWTKAEVLAQKGNYTEARKFAQASWELGEKDPNFFFKDAVAQALADWKNKK, from the coding sequence ATGAAGAACTCTGTCTTCGGATACGTGTGTGCTGCTCTGGTGGTTCTGGCCGCGGGCCCCGCAGCCGCTCAGCTCAAGCTGCCGGCTCCCAGCCCGGGCGCCAAGGTCTCGCAAGAGGTGGGCCTGACCGACATCTCGATCGAGTACTCCAGCCCCGCTGTCAAGGGCCGCAAGATCTGGGGCGACCTGGTTCCCTGGGAGAAGCCGTGGCGCACGGGCGCCAATGCCTCGACGAAGATCACCTTCAGCCGCGACGTGACCTTCGGCGGCAAGCCCGTGCCCGCGGGCACCTATGCCATTGTCACCCTGCCCGCGCAGAAGGGCTGGACCGTGGTGCTGAGCAAGGAGCTGGGCCTGTGGCAGGGGAAGACCTATGACGCCAAGGACGATGTCGTCCGCGTCCCCGCGACCACCGCCGCCATTCCCCTCCGCGAGCGGCTGACGTTCCTCTTCTCCAACACCACGGACAACGGCACCACGCTCGACCTGGAGTGGGAGAAGCTGCGCGTCTCCGTGCCCATCCAGGTGGACACTGCCGCCCAGGCCCAGGCCAACATCAAGGCGGCCGTTGATGGCGCATGGCGCGCCCCCAATGCCGCGGCTCGTTATGAGCTGGAGACCACGAAGAACCTCGACGCGGCGCTGAAGTACGCGGACCTGTCCATCGCCATCCAGCCGACCTGGTACAACCAGTGGACCAAGGCGGAGGTCCTCGCGCAGAAGGGCAACTACACGGAGGCCCGGAAGTTCGCCCAGGCGTCGTGGGAGCTCGGCGAGAAGGACCCCAACTTCTTCTTCAAGGACGCGGTCGCCCAGGCGCTCGCGGACTGGAAGAACAAGAAGTAG